The nucleotide window CGAGCAGCCGTGGCTCAAGCCGGGCACGGAACTCGGCGCGAGCGCGATCACGACGGCGGTGGTCGGGCGGCTCGGCGAAGTCCCGCCGAAGTAGCCCGCCCGGCCCATGCGCCCCAATGTGGCGTTCGGTGCGCTGGACGCACCGAACGCCACATTGGGTGCGTTGAACGGGCACTGCGGCGCGGAGCGCCTCCGTTGAGGGTGGTGGCGGGGGCATGGATGGAGCAACCAACGCCACATTGGGGCGCTGCTGCCCGGCGTCAGTCCCGGCCGAGGCGTACGCAGCAGAAGCCCGGCTGCGGGTCCAGCCGCGCGCGCAGCTTCTTCTCACCCACGCCGGTGAGCATGCCCTCGACCAGCCCGAGGTTCATCTCGCACACCAGGCGCGTGTGGGCCTGCGCCAGCCGGTGGAACGGGCAGTTCACCAGCACGACCTCGCCGTCCTGCGAGCGTGGCTCGAAGCCGTTGTCCTCCAGCGTGGCCACGAGGTCCCGGCCGCCGGCCGCCAGCTCGGCGCCGTGCTCGCGGGCGCACCGCGTGAGGATTTCCCGCGGCGAGCCGCCGGTTGCGTCGGCCTCCTCGACCGCCGCCGCCAGGAGCCGGCCCGCCAGCTCGTACTGGCGCTCGGGCAGCGACACGCTCACCTGACGGTCGGAGCGGCGGTACAGCTTCGCCGGGCGGCCCGCCCCCGGCCCGTTGCGGCCCGTGCGGCGCTCGTGCCCGACGGCCAGCAGCCGCTCGTCCACCAGGCGGTCGAGGTGGAACGCGACCGTCGCGCGCGGCACGCCGAGCGCCGCGGCGACGTCGTCCCGGCTCACCGGCTCCGCGCGGCGGACGACGTACTCGTACAACCGGCGCCGGGTCGGCTCGTCGAGTGCCGCGACCGCGGCCAGCGCCCCCGCCTGGGTCTCCTGCATCACCGCATTCTAAAACAAATACCTGTTGACGAAAACCCCGGGGAGCTTCTAACTTCGGTGTGACTTGATTTTAGAAGGAGGCACGTCCGTGACCGTCGAACCCGTGAGCGCCCCGATCCCGCTGCG belongs to Amycolatopsis tolypomycina and includes:
- a CDS encoding helix-turn-helix transcriptional regulator, which produces MQETQAGALAAVAALDEPTRRRLYEYVVRRAEPVSRDDVAAALGVPRATVAFHLDRLVDERLLAVGHERRTGRNGPGAGRPAKLYRRSDRQVSVSLPERQYELAGRLLAAAVEEADATGGSPREILTRCAREHGAELAAGGRDLVATLEDNGFEPRSQDGEVVLVNCPFHRLAQAHTRLVCEMNLGLVEGMLTGVGEKKLRARLDPQPGFCCVRLGRD